TTTGTTAGAGACAGTTAGGGGCGCGGGGAACTGCGCAACGGGCGGCGCCCGACCGCACGCCGGCCCCCTTCACGCCCCCGCGTGCTCGGCCACGAACCCGTCCGCGTCCCACGTCCCCCCCAGCTCCGGCGCCAACCACCCACCCGCCGCGGCGCGGAAGGCCGCCACCGGAACCCCACCCGCCCCCGCGGGCAACGCGCCGAGCAACCCCGCCCCCGCCACCACCGGAAGATCCACGACGTTGCAGCGCGACGCCAGATCCGGCTCGTCCGGCCAGCTGCCGATCACGACGCCGAGCAGGTCGAGCCCGCGCGACCGCAGCTCCCGCCCCGTCAGCTCCGTCGTGTTCAGCGTCCCCAGCCCGGCCGACGCGACCACCACCACGGGCGCCCCCAACAACCGCGCCGCGTCCGCGAGCGTGCCGCCCTCGTCGTCGAACCGTACGAGCAGCCCGCCCGCGCCCTCCACCAGCACGAGATCGTGCCCGGCGGCCAGCTTCGCCGCGGCCTCCGCCACCCGCTCGGGCCGCACCGGCGCGAGCCCGGCGCGCCGGGCGGCCGTGGCGGGCGCCAACGGCTCGGGATAGCGGGCCAGTTCGACGGCCGTGACCGCCCCCGCGAGCCGCGCCACCTCCTCGGCGTCCCCGGGCTCACCCGGCAGCACCCCCGTCTGCGCGGGCTTGAGCACCGCCACCGACCGCCCGGCCGCGACGGCCGCCGCGGCGACGGCGGCCGTCGTGACGGTCTTCCCGACCTCCGTGCCGGTCCCCGTGATCACCCATACCGTCATCTCAGCCCTCCCGTGCCGCCGCGCACACGGCCGCCGTGATCCGCGCCAGATCGGCGTCACCGGTGACGTACGGCGGCATCGTGTAGACGAGGTCCCGGAACGGGCGCAGCCACACACCCGCGCGCACCGCCGCCCGGGTCGCCGCCGCCATGTCGATCTCGTGGTCCAACTGCACCACCCCGATGGCACCGAGGACGCGTACGTCCCGGACCCCCGGCAGTTCGGCCGCCGGCGCGAGCCCCTCCCGCAGCCCCGACTCGATCCGCTTGACCTCGGTCCGCCAGTCCTGGCCGAGGAGAAGGTCGATCGAGGCACAGGCCACCGCCGCGGCGAGAGGATTGCCCATGAAGGTCGGGCCGTGCGCGAGGACCGGCACCTCGCCCCGGGAGATGCCCTCCGCGACCCGCGAGGTGCACAGCGTCGCCGCCATCGTCAGATACCCGCCGGTCAGCGCCTTGCCGACGCACATCACATCCGGGGTCACGCCCGCGTGCTCCGCCGCGAACAACGCCCCGGTACGCCCGAAACCCGTCGCGATCTCGTCGAACACGAGCAGCACGTCATGCGCGTCGCACGCCTCGCGCAGCACCCGCAGATACGCGGGGGAGTGGAACCGCATCCCGCCCGCGCCCTGCACCACCGGCTCCACGATCACCGCCGCCAGCTCGTCCGCGTGCCGCTCGATCAGCGCGCGTACGTGTTCGGCGTACTCCTCCTCGTACGCGACCGGTGGCGCGTCGGCGAAGACCTGACGGTGGAGCACGCCCTGCCACAGC
This region of Streptomyces ortus genomic DNA includes:
- the bioD gene encoding dethiobiotin synthase, with protein sequence MTVWVITGTGTEVGKTVTTAAVAAAAVAAGRSVAVLKPAQTGVLPGEPGDAEEVARLAGAVTAVELARYPEPLAPATAARRAGLAPVRPERVAEAAAKLAAGHDLVLVEGAGGLLVRFDDEGGTLADAARLLGAPVVVVASAGLGTLNTTELTGRELRSRGLDLLGVVIGSWPDEPDLASRCNVVDLPVVAGAGLLGALPAGAGGVPVAAFRAAAGGWLAPELGGTWDADGFVAEHAGA
- a CDS encoding adenosylmethionine--8-amino-7-oxononanoate transaminase; translated protein: MPELLPPGSALDAGAADQVRELLELDRRHVWHPYGPMPGRQEPIVVESASGVRLRPAGGGDELIDGMSSWWSAIHGYNHPVLNEAARDQLGRMSHVMFGGLTHEPAVRLAKRLVDMSPEGLEHVFLADSGSVSVEVAVKMCLQHWRSLGRPGKQRLLTWRGGYHGDTWQPMSVCDPEGGMHELWQGVLHRQVFADAPPVAYEEEYAEHVRALIERHADELAAVIVEPVVQGAGGMRFHSPAYLRVLREACDAHDVLLVFDEIATGFGRTGALFAAEHAGVTPDVMCVGKALTGGYLTMAATLCTSRVAEGISRGEVPVLAHGPTFMGNPLAAAVACASIDLLLGQDWRTEVKRIESGLREGLAPAAELPGVRDVRVLGAIGVVQLDHEIDMAAATRAAVRAGVWLRPFRDLVYTMPPYVTGDADLARITAAVCAAAREG